A single region of the Malus sylvestris chromosome 8, drMalSylv7.2, whole genome shotgun sequence genome encodes:
- the LOC126632282 gene encoding mechanosensitive ion channel protein 3, chloroplastic-like isoform X2, which translates to MPHAAATRFLYDWRSHNNRGCRNPDACLVGKGRVHMVSINLPSHGLGACSLHLLSSVRGPIGPVSSRCNVFVCRSVLGPGGGNGVPVLKSATLVLTRSYDTLRGSPALLKLIPAVAIIAFAVWGIGPLLRLGRVIFLRRNDNTWMKSRSHYVMTSYLQPLLLWTGATLLCRALDPVVLPSEASQAVKQRLINFTQSLSTVLAFAYCLSSLIQQAQKFFMETRDPSDTRNMGFNFAGKAVYSAVWVAAVSLFMELLGFSTQKWVTAGGLGTVLLTLAGREIFTNFLSSVMIHATRPFVVNEWIQTKIEGYEVSGTVEHVGWWSPTIIRGDDREAVHIPNHKFTVNVVRNLSQKSHWRIKTHLAVSHLDVNKINTIVADMRKVLAKNPQVEQQRLHRRVFLDNINPENQALMILVSCFVKTSHIEEYLCVKEAILLDLLRVISHHHARLATPIRTVQKYYSEADLENVPFADTIFTRSRAATNRPYLLIEPSYKISSDDKGKASTRTMRTNGEKQAQAEAASPSDSKGSDAKAGPAVTHAQTDDKVAATSSSNSSTTSKTSEMPTPEPQTWNPTSDDSVRNNSEMLQSKNESIKYPGKETGADSKGVSPQKVTAKKPHVASPETGSEKADVPLTTTQPKQDGEKPVAAPSTARPPLEENIILGVALEGSKRTLPIEEDMTPSPNAVSKEFSGSRNGGGSPSVGTDVKDG; encoded by the exons ATGCCTCATGCGGCTGCTACGAGGTTTTTGTATGATTGGAGAAGTCACAATAATCGTGGATGCCGTAATCCAGATGCT TGTCTTGTAGGAAAGGGTCGAGTGCATATGGTTAGCATCAATCTTCCGTCACATGGTTTG GGTGCCTGCAGTCTCCATCTTTTAAGCAGTGTACGTGGCCCAATAGGTCCAGTGTCTTCCAGATGCAATGTCTTCGTTTGCAGATCTGTTTTAGGTCCAGGTGGAGGAAACGGGGTTCCTGTTCTGAAATCTGCTACTCTTGTTTTGACAAG GTCCTATGATACTTTACGTGGAAGCCCTGCTTTACTTAAATTGATCCCAGCAGTGGCTATCATTGCTTTTGCTGTTTGGGGTATTGGGCCACTATTGCGTCTCGGCAGGGTTATTTTTCTTCGA CGGAATGATAATACTTGGATGAAAAGTAGGTCACACTATGTCATGACTTCTTACCTTCAGCCCTTGCTTCTCTGGACTGGAGCGACACTTTTATGCAG AGCATTGGATCCTGTAGTCCTACCTTCAGAAGCTAGCCAGGCTGTCAAGCAACGTCTTATAAATTTTACACAATCATTATCAACAGTGTTGGCATTTGCCTATTGTTTGTCAAG CTTAATTCAACAAGCACAAAAGTTCTTTATGGAGACAAGAGACCCAAGTGACACAAGAAAT ATGGGCTTCAATTTCGCTGGAAAGGCGGTTTATTCTGCAGTTTGGGTTGCTGCGGTATCATTGTTCATGGAATTGCTGGGATTCTCAACCCAGAAATGGGTAACGGCTGGGGGTCTTGGCACAGTATTGCTTACCCTTGCTGGTCGTGAG ATATTCACAAACTTCCTTTCAAGTGTAATGATCCATGCCACACGCCCATTTGTTGTTAACGAATGGATCCAGACTAAGATTGAAGGTTATGAAGTTTCTGGTACTGTTGAG CATGTGGGTTGGTGGTCTCCAACAATTATAAGGGGCGATGATCGTGAAGCAGTTCACATTCCAAATCACAAGTTCACTGTAAATGTTGTCCGGAATCTTAGCCAGAAAAGTCATTGGCGAATCAAGACTCACCTCGCAGTCAGTCACTTGGatgtaaataaaattaat ACTATAGTAGCTGATATGCGCAAGGTTCTGGCAAAAAATCCTCAAGTAGAGCAGCAAAGGTTGCATAGAAGAGTTTTTCTGGACAATATTAATCCAGAAAATCAGGCTCTTATG ATTTTGGTGTCTTGCTTTGTTAAAACATCTCATATTGAGGAGTATCTCTGCGTCAAG GAGGCAATACTTTTGGATCTTCTCAGAGTTATTAGCCATCACCATGCCCGGCTTGCCACACCCATCCGCACAGTCCAGAAATATTACAGTGAGGCTGACTTGGAAAATGTGCCATTCGCTGACACCATTTTCACTCGTTCTAGGGCAGCCACTAATCGTCCGTATCTACTTATTGAACCATCTTACAAAATCAGTAGTGACGACAAAGGCAAGGCTTCAACTCGCACAATGCGTACAAATGGAGAAAAACAGGCCCAAGCTGAAGCAGCCTCACCATCTGACTCCAAGGGATCAGATGCTAAAGCTGGGCCAGCCGTAACACATGCACAAACTGACGATAAGGTTGCAGCGACTTCAAGTTCCAACTCAAGTACAACCTCTAAGACTTCTGAAATGCCAACACCCGAACCCCAAACTTGGAATCCCACATCTGATGATTCAGTTAGAAACAACTCCGAAATGCTGCAGTCCAAGAACGAGAGTATAAAATATCCAGGGAAGGAGACAGGAGCTGATTCCAAAGGTGTGTCTCCACAAAAGGTGACGGCTAAGAAGCCTCATGTTGCTTCACCCGAGACTGGTAGCGAAAAAGCAGATGTTCCTTTGACCACTACACAGCCAAAGCAAGATGGCGAGAAGCCTGTTGCAGCACCATCGACAGCTAGGCCTCCATTAGAAGAGAATATTATCCTTGGCGTTGCTTTGGAGGGCTCAAAGCGAACGCTTCCAATCGAGGAGGATATGACTCCATCTCCTAATGCAGTATCAAAAGAATTCAGTGGCAGCCGTAATGGTGGCGGGTCTCCTTCCGTTGGCACGGATGTGAAGGATGGTTAG
- the LOC126632282 gene encoding mechanosensitive ion channel protein 3, chloroplastic-like isoform X4 — translation MVSINLPSHGLGACSLHLLSSVRGPIGPVSSRCNVFVCRSVLGPGGGNGVPVLKSATLVLTRSYDTLRGSPALLKLIPAVAIIAFAVWGIGPLLRLGRVIFLRRNDNTWMKSRSHYVMTSYLQPLLLWTGATLLCRALDPVVLPSEASQAVKQRLINFTQSLSTVLAFAYCLSSLIQQAQKFFMETRDPSDTRNMGFNFAGKAVYSAVWVAAVSLFMELLGFSTQKWVTAGGLGTVLLTLAGREIFTNFLSSVMIHATRPFVVNEWIQTKIEGYEVSGTVEHVGWWSPTIIRGDDREAVHIPNHKFTVNVVRNLSQKSHWRIKTHLAVSHLDVNKINTIVADMRKVLAKNPQVEQQRLHRRVFLDNINPENQALMILVSCFVKTSHIEEYLCVKEAILLDLLRVISHHHARLATPIRTVQKYYSEADLENVPFADTIFTRSRAATNRPYLLIEPSYKISSDDKGKASTRTMRTNGEKQAQAEAASPSDSKGSDAKAGPAVTHAQTDDKVAATSSSNSSTTSKTSEMPTPEPQTWNPTSDDSVRNNSEMLQSKNESIKYPGKETGADSKGVSPQKVTAKKPHVASPETGSEKADVPLTTTQPKQDGEKPVAAPSTARPPLEENIILGVALEGSKRTLPIEEDMTPSPNAVSKEFSGSRNGGGSPSVGTDVKDG, via the exons ATGGTTAGCATCAATCTTCCGTCACATGGTTTG GGTGCCTGCAGTCTCCATCTTTTAAGCAGTGTACGTGGCCCAATAGGTCCAGTGTCTTCCAGATGCAATGTCTTCGTTTGCAGATCTGTTTTAGGTCCAGGTGGAGGAAACGGGGTTCCTGTTCTGAAATCTGCTACTCTTGTTTTGACAAG GTCCTATGATACTTTACGTGGAAGCCCTGCTTTACTTAAATTGATCCCAGCAGTGGCTATCATTGCTTTTGCTGTTTGGGGTATTGGGCCACTATTGCGTCTCGGCAGGGTTATTTTTCTTCGA CGGAATGATAATACTTGGATGAAAAGTAGGTCACACTATGTCATGACTTCTTACCTTCAGCCCTTGCTTCTCTGGACTGGAGCGACACTTTTATGCAG AGCATTGGATCCTGTAGTCCTACCTTCAGAAGCTAGCCAGGCTGTCAAGCAACGTCTTATAAATTTTACACAATCATTATCAACAGTGTTGGCATTTGCCTATTGTTTGTCAAG CTTAATTCAACAAGCACAAAAGTTCTTTATGGAGACAAGAGACCCAAGTGACACAAGAAAT ATGGGCTTCAATTTCGCTGGAAAGGCGGTTTATTCTGCAGTTTGGGTTGCTGCGGTATCATTGTTCATGGAATTGCTGGGATTCTCAACCCAGAAATGGGTAACGGCTGGGGGTCTTGGCACAGTATTGCTTACCCTTGCTGGTCGTGAG ATATTCACAAACTTCCTTTCAAGTGTAATGATCCATGCCACACGCCCATTTGTTGTTAACGAATGGATCCAGACTAAGATTGAAGGTTATGAAGTTTCTGGTACTGTTGAG CATGTGGGTTGGTGGTCTCCAACAATTATAAGGGGCGATGATCGTGAAGCAGTTCACATTCCAAATCACAAGTTCACTGTAAATGTTGTCCGGAATCTTAGCCAGAAAAGTCATTGGCGAATCAAGACTCACCTCGCAGTCAGTCACTTGGatgtaaataaaattaat ACTATAGTAGCTGATATGCGCAAGGTTCTGGCAAAAAATCCTCAAGTAGAGCAGCAAAGGTTGCATAGAAGAGTTTTTCTGGACAATATTAATCCAGAAAATCAGGCTCTTATG ATTTTGGTGTCTTGCTTTGTTAAAACATCTCATATTGAGGAGTATCTCTGCGTCAAG GAGGCAATACTTTTGGATCTTCTCAGAGTTATTAGCCATCACCATGCCCGGCTTGCCACACCCATCCGCACAGTCCAGAAATATTACAGTGAGGCTGACTTGGAAAATGTGCCATTCGCTGACACCATTTTCACTCGTTCTAGGGCAGCCACTAATCGTCCGTATCTACTTATTGAACCATCTTACAAAATCAGTAGTGACGACAAAGGCAAGGCTTCAACTCGCACAATGCGTACAAATGGAGAAAAACAGGCCCAAGCTGAAGCAGCCTCACCATCTGACTCCAAGGGATCAGATGCTAAAGCTGGGCCAGCCGTAACACATGCACAAACTGACGATAAGGTTGCAGCGACTTCAAGTTCCAACTCAAGTACAACCTCTAAGACTTCTGAAATGCCAACACCCGAACCCCAAACTTGGAATCCCACATCTGATGATTCAGTTAGAAACAACTCCGAAATGCTGCAGTCCAAGAACGAGAGTATAAAATATCCAGGGAAGGAGACAGGAGCTGATTCCAAAGGTGTGTCTCCACAAAAGGTGACGGCTAAGAAGCCTCATGTTGCTTCACCCGAGACTGGTAGCGAAAAAGCAGATGTTCCTTTGACCACTACACAGCCAAAGCAAGATGGCGAGAAGCCTGTTGCAGCACCATCGACAGCTAGGCCTCCATTAGAAGAGAATATTATCCTTGGCGTTGCTTTGGAGGGCTCAAAGCGAACGCTTCCAATCGAGGAGGATATGACTCCATCTCCTAATGCAGTATCAAAAGAATTCAGTGGCAGCCGTAATGGTGGCGGGTCTCCTTCCGTTGGCACGGATGTGAAGGATGGTTAG
- the LOC126631464 gene encoding O-fucosyltransferase 31-like: MENAPDSSTQLPDELALWLAVGLLLVERLQEEDIVSSERKCFWAESILISIDYHFLCKHLAFALMRNRHIVLRWMDGPGAGLRTCGAWRAFYVQYCSVNRLYLHSVDQQSKLWAPLPNHGWKHCPEEPNSLSSSPKESTGYIQVFLDEGLNQQKMGICDAVAVAVAKILNATLVIPHLEVNPVWQDSSSFEDIFDVDHFIEALQGEVSIVKALPSEFSWSTREYYATGIRITRIKTAPVHASSDWYLENVLPLLQRYGVAAISPFSHRLAFDNLPQNIQRVSCKVNFQALAFVPHIRELGETLVNRLRYPPNGNPKGGSDSQDKANEIEKQGSGKYVVLHLRFNKDIAAHSACDFGGGKAEKLALAKYRQVIWQGRVLNSQFTDEELRNQGRCPLTPEEIGLLLAALGFNNTTRLYLASYKPLHK, encoded by the exons ATGGAGAATGCCCCTGACTCGAGCACACAGCTTCCCGATGAGTTAGCACTTTGGTTGGCTGTCGGGCTCCTGCTTGTTGAAAGGCTGCAAGAGGAGGATAtagttagttctgaaag aaagtgtttttgggctgaGAGTATATTGATTTCCATCGATTATCACTTCCTTTGTAAGCACTTAGCCTTTGCATTAATGAGGAACCGTCATATTGTCTTGAGATGGATGGATGGGCCTGGTGCTGGGCTTCGG ACATGTGGTGCGTGGCGCGCGTTCTATGTCCAATATTGTTCTGTAAATCGGTTGTATCTGCAT TCTGTGGATCAACAGAGCAAGCTTTGGGCTCCGTTGCCCAACCACGGATGGAAGCATTGCCCTGAAGAGCCTAATAGTTTATCAT CATCGCCAAAAGAATCTACCGGGTATATTCAGGTGTTCCTTGACGAAGGCTTGAACCAGCAGAAAATGGGg ATTTGTGATGCAGTTGCTGTTGCTGTTGCTAAAATTTTGAATGCCACTTTGGTTATTCCACACCTTGAAGTTAATCCTGTGTGGCAAGATTCGAG CTCCTTTGAGGACATTTTTGATGTGGATCACTTTATTGAAGCCCTACAGGGTGAAGTTTCTATAGTTAAAGCCCTTCCTAGTGAATTTTCTTGGAGCACTAGGGAGTATTATGCTACTGGCATAAGGATTACTAGAATAAAAACAGCACCTGTTCACGCTTCTTCTGATTGGTATCTGGAAAACGTCTTGCCCTTATTGCAAAG ATATGGAGTTGCTGCTATCTCCCCATTTTCTCATCGTTTGGCCTTTGACAACTTGCCTCAAAACATACAGCGCGTAAGTTGTAAAGTCAACTTTCAAGCTTTAGCCTTTGTTCCTCATATCAGGGAATTGGGAGAAACCCTTGTTAATCGTCTCCGCTACCCTCCCAATGGAAACCCCAAAGGAGGTAGTGACTCACAGGACAAGGCAAATGAAATTGAGAAACAAGGATCTGGGAAATATGTTGTTTTGCATCTTCGCTTCAATAAA GACATAGCTGCTCATTCAGCGTGTGATTTTGGTGGAGGTAAAGCTGAGAAACTCGCCCTTGCAAAATATCGGCAAGTAATCTGGCAGGGTAGGGTCCTAAATTCTCAGTTCACAGATGAGGAGTTAAGAAATCAAGGGCGTTGCCCATTGACTCCTGAAGAGATTGGATTGCTGCTGGCAGCTTTGGGCTTCAACAATACCACCCGTCTCTATCTTGCTTCTTACAAG cctctccataaatag
- the LOC126632282 gene encoding mechanosensitive ion channel protein 3, chloroplastic-like isoform X1, producing the protein MPHAAATRFLYDWRSHNNRGCRNPDACLVGKGRVHMVSINLPSHGLRQGACSLHLLSSVRGPIGPVSSRCNVFVCRSVLGPGGGNGVPVLKSATLVLTRSYDTLRGSPALLKLIPAVAIIAFAVWGIGPLLRLGRVIFLRRNDNTWMKSRSHYVMTSYLQPLLLWTGATLLCRALDPVVLPSEASQAVKQRLINFTQSLSTVLAFAYCLSSLIQQAQKFFMETRDPSDTRNMGFNFAGKAVYSAVWVAAVSLFMELLGFSTQKWVTAGGLGTVLLTLAGREIFTNFLSSVMIHATRPFVVNEWIQTKIEGYEVSGTVEHVGWWSPTIIRGDDREAVHIPNHKFTVNVVRNLSQKSHWRIKTHLAVSHLDVNKINTIVADMRKVLAKNPQVEQQRLHRRVFLDNINPENQALMILVSCFVKTSHIEEYLCVKEAILLDLLRVISHHHARLATPIRTVQKYYSEADLENVPFADTIFTRSRAATNRPYLLIEPSYKISSDDKGKASTRTMRTNGEKQAQAEAASPSDSKGSDAKAGPAVTHAQTDDKVAATSSSNSSTTSKTSEMPTPEPQTWNPTSDDSVRNNSEMLQSKNESIKYPGKETGADSKGVSPQKVTAKKPHVASPETGSEKADVPLTTTQPKQDGEKPVAAPSTARPPLEENIILGVALEGSKRTLPIEEDMTPSPNAVSKEFSGSRNGGGSPSVGTDVKDG; encoded by the exons ATGCCTCATGCGGCTGCTACGAGGTTTTTGTATGATTGGAGAAGTCACAATAATCGTGGATGCCGTAATCCAGATGCT TGTCTTGTAGGAAAGGGTCGAGTGCATATGGTTAGCATCAATCTTCCGTCACATGGTTTG CGACAGGGTGCCTGCAGTCTCCATCTTTTAAGCAGTGTACGTGGCCCAATAGGTCCAGTGTCTTCCAGATGCAATGTCTTCGTTTGCAGATCTGTTTTAGGTCCAGGTGGAGGAAACGGGGTTCCTGTTCTGAAATCTGCTACTCTTGTTTTGACAAG GTCCTATGATACTTTACGTGGAAGCCCTGCTTTACTTAAATTGATCCCAGCAGTGGCTATCATTGCTTTTGCTGTTTGGGGTATTGGGCCACTATTGCGTCTCGGCAGGGTTATTTTTCTTCGA CGGAATGATAATACTTGGATGAAAAGTAGGTCACACTATGTCATGACTTCTTACCTTCAGCCCTTGCTTCTCTGGACTGGAGCGACACTTTTATGCAG AGCATTGGATCCTGTAGTCCTACCTTCAGAAGCTAGCCAGGCTGTCAAGCAACGTCTTATAAATTTTACACAATCATTATCAACAGTGTTGGCATTTGCCTATTGTTTGTCAAG CTTAATTCAACAAGCACAAAAGTTCTTTATGGAGACAAGAGACCCAAGTGACACAAGAAAT ATGGGCTTCAATTTCGCTGGAAAGGCGGTTTATTCTGCAGTTTGGGTTGCTGCGGTATCATTGTTCATGGAATTGCTGGGATTCTCAACCCAGAAATGGGTAACGGCTGGGGGTCTTGGCACAGTATTGCTTACCCTTGCTGGTCGTGAG ATATTCACAAACTTCCTTTCAAGTGTAATGATCCATGCCACACGCCCATTTGTTGTTAACGAATGGATCCAGACTAAGATTGAAGGTTATGAAGTTTCTGGTACTGTTGAG CATGTGGGTTGGTGGTCTCCAACAATTATAAGGGGCGATGATCGTGAAGCAGTTCACATTCCAAATCACAAGTTCACTGTAAATGTTGTCCGGAATCTTAGCCAGAAAAGTCATTGGCGAATCAAGACTCACCTCGCAGTCAGTCACTTGGatgtaaataaaattaat ACTATAGTAGCTGATATGCGCAAGGTTCTGGCAAAAAATCCTCAAGTAGAGCAGCAAAGGTTGCATAGAAGAGTTTTTCTGGACAATATTAATCCAGAAAATCAGGCTCTTATG ATTTTGGTGTCTTGCTTTGTTAAAACATCTCATATTGAGGAGTATCTCTGCGTCAAG GAGGCAATACTTTTGGATCTTCTCAGAGTTATTAGCCATCACCATGCCCGGCTTGCCACACCCATCCGCACAGTCCAGAAATATTACAGTGAGGCTGACTTGGAAAATGTGCCATTCGCTGACACCATTTTCACTCGTTCTAGGGCAGCCACTAATCGTCCGTATCTACTTATTGAACCATCTTACAAAATCAGTAGTGACGACAAAGGCAAGGCTTCAACTCGCACAATGCGTACAAATGGAGAAAAACAGGCCCAAGCTGAAGCAGCCTCACCATCTGACTCCAAGGGATCAGATGCTAAAGCTGGGCCAGCCGTAACACATGCACAAACTGACGATAAGGTTGCAGCGACTTCAAGTTCCAACTCAAGTACAACCTCTAAGACTTCTGAAATGCCAACACCCGAACCCCAAACTTGGAATCCCACATCTGATGATTCAGTTAGAAACAACTCCGAAATGCTGCAGTCCAAGAACGAGAGTATAAAATATCCAGGGAAGGAGACAGGAGCTGATTCCAAAGGTGTGTCTCCACAAAAGGTGACGGCTAAGAAGCCTCATGTTGCTTCACCCGAGACTGGTAGCGAAAAAGCAGATGTTCCTTTGACCACTACACAGCCAAAGCAAGATGGCGAGAAGCCTGTTGCAGCACCATCGACAGCTAGGCCTCCATTAGAAGAGAATATTATCCTTGGCGTTGCTTTGGAGGGCTCAAAGCGAACGCTTCCAATCGAGGAGGATATGACTCCATCTCCTAATGCAGTATCAAAAGAATTCAGTGGCAGCCGTAATGGTGGCGGGTCTCCTTCCGTTGGCACGGATGTGAAGGATGGTTAG
- the LOC126632282 gene encoding mechanosensitive ion channel protein 3, chloroplastic-like isoform X3: MVSINLPSHGLRQGACSLHLLSSVRGPIGPVSSRCNVFVCRSVLGPGGGNGVPVLKSATLVLTRSYDTLRGSPALLKLIPAVAIIAFAVWGIGPLLRLGRVIFLRRNDNTWMKSRSHYVMTSYLQPLLLWTGATLLCRALDPVVLPSEASQAVKQRLINFTQSLSTVLAFAYCLSSLIQQAQKFFMETRDPSDTRNMGFNFAGKAVYSAVWVAAVSLFMELLGFSTQKWVTAGGLGTVLLTLAGREIFTNFLSSVMIHATRPFVVNEWIQTKIEGYEVSGTVEHVGWWSPTIIRGDDREAVHIPNHKFTVNVVRNLSQKSHWRIKTHLAVSHLDVNKINTIVADMRKVLAKNPQVEQQRLHRRVFLDNINPENQALMILVSCFVKTSHIEEYLCVKEAILLDLLRVISHHHARLATPIRTVQKYYSEADLENVPFADTIFTRSRAATNRPYLLIEPSYKISSDDKGKASTRTMRTNGEKQAQAEAASPSDSKGSDAKAGPAVTHAQTDDKVAATSSSNSSTTSKTSEMPTPEPQTWNPTSDDSVRNNSEMLQSKNESIKYPGKETGADSKGVSPQKVTAKKPHVASPETGSEKADVPLTTTQPKQDGEKPVAAPSTARPPLEENIILGVALEGSKRTLPIEEDMTPSPNAVSKEFSGSRNGGGSPSVGTDVKDG, translated from the exons ATGGTTAGCATCAATCTTCCGTCACATGGTTTG CGACAGGGTGCCTGCAGTCTCCATCTTTTAAGCAGTGTACGTGGCCCAATAGGTCCAGTGTCTTCCAGATGCAATGTCTTCGTTTGCAGATCTGTTTTAGGTCCAGGTGGAGGAAACGGGGTTCCTGTTCTGAAATCTGCTACTCTTGTTTTGACAAG GTCCTATGATACTTTACGTGGAAGCCCTGCTTTACTTAAATTGATCCCAGCAGTGGCTATCATTGCTTTTGCTGTTTGGGGTATTGGGCCACTATTGCGTCTCGGCAGGGTTATTTTTCTTCGA CGGAATGATAATACTTGGATGAAAAGTAGGTCACACTATGTCATGACTTCTTACCTTCAGCCCTTGCTTCTCTGGACTGGAGCGACACTTTTATGCAG AGCATTGGATCCTGTAGTCCTACCTTCAGAAGCTAGCCAGGCTGTCAAGCAACGTCTTATAAATTTTACACAATCATTATCAACAGTGTTGGCATTTGCCTATTGTTTGTCAAG CTTAATTCAACAAGCACAAAAGTTCTTTATGGAGACAAGAGACCCAAGTGACACAAGAAAT ATGGGCTTCAATTTCGCTGGAAAGGCGGTTTATTCTGCAGTTTGGGTTGCTGCGGTATCATTGTTCATGGAATTGCTGGGATTCTCAACCCAGAAATGGGTAACGGCTGGGGGTCTTGGCACAGTATTGCTTACCCTTGCTGGTCGTGAG ATATTCACAAACTTCCTTTCAAGTGTAATGATCCATGCCACACGCCCATTTGTTGTTAACGAATGGATCCAGACTAAGATTGAAGGTTATGAAGTTTCTGGTACTGTTGAG CATGTGGGTTGGTGGTCTCCAACAATTATAAGGGGCGATGATCGTGAAGCAGTTCACATTCCAAATCACAAGTTCACTGTAAATGTTGTCCGGAATCTTAGCCAGAAAAGTCATTGGCGAATCAAGACTCACCTCGCAGTCAGTCACTTGGatgtaaataaaattaat ACTATAGTAGCTGATATGCGCAAGGTTCTGGCAAAAAATCCTCAAGTAGAGCAGCAAAGGTTGCATAGAAGAGTTTTTCTGGACAATATTAATCCAGAAAATCAGGCTCTTATG ATTTTGGTGTCTTGCTTTGTTAAAACATCTCATATTGAGGAGTATCTCTGCGTCAAG GAGGCAATACTTTTGGATCTTCTCAGAGTTATTAGCCATCACCATGCCCGGCTTGCCACACCCATCCGCACAGTCCAGAAATATTACAGTGAGGCTGACTTGGAAAATGTGCCATTCGCTGACACCATTTTCACTCGTTCTAGGGCAGCCACTAATCGTCCGTATCTACTTATTGAACCATCTTACAAAATCAGTAGTGACGACAAAGGCAAGGCTTCAACTCGCACAATGCGTACAAATGGAGAAAAACAGGCCCAAGCTGAAGCAGCCTCACCATCTGACTCCAAGGGATCAGATGCTAAAGCTGGGCCAGCCGTAACACATGCACAAACTGACGATAAGGTTGCAGCGACTTCAAGTTCCAACTCAAGTACAACCTCTAAGACTTCTGAAATGCCAACACCCGAACCCCAAACTTGGAATCCCACATCTGATGATTCAGTTAGAAACAACTCCGAAATGCTGCAGTCCAAGAACGAGAGTATAAAATATCCAGGGAAGGAGACAGGAGCTGATTCCAAAGGTGTGTCTCCACAAAAGGTGACGGCTAAGAAGCCTCATGTTGCTTCACCCGAGACTGGTAGCGAAAAAGCAGATGTTCCTTTGACCACTACACAGCCAAAGCAAGATGGCGAGAAGCCTGTTGCAGCACCATCGACAGCTAGGCCTCCATTAGAAGAGAATATTATCCTTGGCGTTGCTTTGGAGGGCTCAAAGCGAACGCTTCCAATCGAGGAGGATATGACTCCATCTCCTAATGCAGTATCAAAAGAATTCAGTGGCAGCCGTAATGGTGGCGGGTCTCCTTCCGTTGGCACGGATGTGAAGGATGGTTAG